The Hyphomicrobium sp. MC1 genome window below encodes:
- a CDS encoding efflux transporter outer membrane subunit, whose product MTISFIVRSWRRIRLRMALLMLPGFLAGCAVGPDYQTPLLLLPTQWGSAKQAQRNAPRLNNWWYGLHDATLNDLMEQAVAGNLDVATAKANIREARATLHQARGTLFPVIDGVSSSTWNEASSDGSTSGVSTFSRQFEKGFDSSWEIDVFGANRRGLEAAVYGSEAADEQLRATLLTLVGDVASYYVDVRGYQERIALAKRTAASQRSTAGLTRAKFQAGTSSAVDLANAEGLAAGTEANIPELQISLAESIHRLSVLTGQPPSALSAGLNKAAPVPSARLNVPAGIPADVLLNRPDVRLAERQLAQYTAKIGQAEAARYPSVSLTGDISTSATHFGDLFKGSTISWAFGPSVTVPIFHGGQLKAAVELAEAERDTYFIAYRSSVLTALEDVENSLVGLSQERVRNRKLSESAKAYRQATTLSRALYQSGSTSFLDVLDAERSLYSAEDTLIESNVSIVKDYISLNKALGGGWNKPVDASQPEIIDRNTGPHFAYRS is encoded by the coding sequence ATGACGATTAGCTTCATCGTGCGCTCATGGCGACGTATACGCCTGCGCATGGCGCTGCTCATGTTACCCGGCTTTCTTGCTGGTTGCGCCGTTGGACCCGATTACCAAACACCTTTGCTGCTGTTGCCCACGCAATGGGGGAGTGCCAAGCAGGCGCAGCGCAATGCACCGCGCCTCAACAATTGGTGGTACGGCTTGCACGATGCGACATTGAATGACCTCATGGAGCAGGCGGTTGCGGGAAATCTCGATGTCGCGACAGCAAAAGCGAACATCCGTGAGGCTCGTGCCACCCTTCATCAGGCGCGCGGAACTCTCTTTCCGGTCATCGATGGTGTGTCATCTTCAACCTGGAACGAAGCATCATCGGATGGATCGACATCTGGCGTTTCGACTTTCAGCCGGCAATTTGAGAAAGGTTTTGACTCAAGCTGGGAGATCGACGTTTTCGGCGCCAACCGTCGCGGGCTAGAGGCCGCAGTTTACGGAAGCGAGGCCGCGGACGAACAGCTTCGCGCTACTTTACTGACGCTTGTCGGGGATGTCGCGTCCTACTACGTCGATGTCAGGGGCTATCAGGAAAGAATAGCACTTGCGAAGCGCACGGCTGCTTCGCAACGCTCAACGGCCGGGCTAACCCGCGCCAAGTTTCAGGCCGGAACGTCTTCGGCGGTCGATCTTGCGAACGCGGAAGGCCTTGCCGCTGGTACCGAAGCAAACATTCCCGAGCTGCAAATCAGTCTCGCGGAATCGATCCATCGTCTCTCGGTTCTAACAGGACAGCCTCCGTCAGCATTGAGCGCGGGGCTGAATAAGGCTGCACCTGTTCCCAGTGCCCGCTTGAATGTCCCGGCCGGAATTCCGGCAGACGTTTTGCTGAATCGCCCGGACGTTCGTCTCGCCGAGCGTCAGCTTGCGCAATATACGGCTAAAATCGGCCAGGCCGAGGCGGCCCGTTATCCAAGCGTAAGTCTCACCGGCGACATCTCGACGTCGGCGACGCATTTCGGCGATCTCTTCAAAGGCTCGACGATCAGCTGGGCTTTCGGTCCCTCGGTTACTGTCCCGATCTTTCACGGCGGTCAGCTCAAAGCGGCAGTCGAATTGGCCGAGGCCGAACGAGATACGTACTTCATCGCCTATCGCTCGTCGGTCTTGACAGCCCTAGAGGATGTCGAGAATTCGCTCGTCGGACTTTCGCAGGAACGCGTGCGCAATCGTAAGCTGTCTGAATCGGCGAAGGCTTATCGGCAAGCCACAACTCTGTCACGGGCGCTTTATCAATCGGGGTCGACAAGCTTCCTCGATGTCCTCGATGCGGAGCGATCGCTGTATTCGGCTGAGGATACGCTGATTGAGAGCAATGTCTCGATCGTCAAAGATTATATCTCGTTGAACAAAGCTCTTGGTGGCGGCTGGAACAAACCCGTGGACGCATCCCAGCCGGAAATCATCGACAGGAATACGGGGCCCCACTTTGCGTATAGATCGTGA
- a CDS encoding efflux RND transporter periplasmic adaptor subunit, whose amino-acid sequence MRRILIASVLIVVAAAAVFVSTKYLSTGQRSNVMTAAVVRGDIEETVLATGTLKPVKLVAVGAQASGRITSIKVALGQTIRKGSLIAEIDSMTQSNALRTAEANLENIRAQRREKEATLVNAKSSLARQIKTLAQNASSQADYDSAVAALDTTTAQIAALDAQITEAEVAIETARVNLGYTRITAPINGTVLSIVSQEGQTVNATQSAPTIVILGQLDVMTVRTEISEADIVKVEPGQSLYFTILGDPDRRYEGKLQSIEPAPESITSDSSFSSSSGESSSSSSSSSSSSSAIYYNGVFDVPNADGHLRTYMTAEVHIILGQAKNVLTVPCSAITRSADGSYSVAVIDTNGTISKRAVEVGLNDKVVAEIKSGLKLGERVVTGELSADASTTNLRPGPPPPMGF is encoded by the coding sequence ATTCGCCGCATCCTCATTGCGTCGGTTCTAATTGTAGTTGCTGCTGCCGCGGTCTTTGTCAGCACTAAATACCTTTCGACTGGCCAAAGGTCGAACGTCATGACTGCTGCGGTCGTGCGTGGGGACATCGAGGAAACCGTGCTCGCGACCGGAACGCTCAAGCCCGTCAAGCTTGTCGCCGTAGGCGCACAGGCGTCGGGCCGCATCACATCAATCAAGGTCGCTCTCGGGCAGACGATCAGGAAAGGCAGCCTGATTGCGGAAATCGACTCGATGACTCAGTCGAACGCACTTCGCACGGCGGAAGCCAATCTCGAAAATATCCGAGCGCAGCGTAGGGAGAAGGAAGCGACGTTGGTCAACGCCAAATCCTCGCTTGCTCGGCAGATAAAGACTCTAGCGCAAAATGCATCATCCCAAGCCGATTACGATTCTGCGGTCGCCGCTCTCGATACGACTACCGCACAGATAGCGGCCCTCGATGCCCAAATCACAGAAGCCGAAGTTGCCATCGAGACGGCGCGCGTCAATCTCGGATATACGAGGATCACCGCTCCAATAAACGGAACCGTTTTGTCGATCGTCTCTCAAGAAGGTCAGACAGTAAACGCAACGCAATCAGCTCCAACCATCGTCATCCTCGGGCAACTCGATGTCATGACCGTGCGCACGGAGATTTCCGAAGCCGATATCGTCAAGGTTGAGCCGGGACAGTCCCTTTACTTCACGATCCTCGGTGACCCCGATCGCCGATATGAGGGAAAGCTTCAATCCATCGAACCCGCGCCGGAGTCGATCACAAGCGATTCGAGCTTCAGCTCATCGTCTGGGGAATCGAGTTCTTCAAGTTCCTCGTCATCGAGCTCGTCGTCGGCCATCTACTACAACGGCGTGTTCGATGTACCCAATGCCGACGGGCATCTGAGGACCTATATGACCGCCGAAGTCCACATTATCCTGGGGCAGGCCAAGAACGTTTTAACGGTGCCATGCTCAGCAATCACGAGAAGCGCCGACGGATCCTACTCAGTCGCCGTCATCGATACCAACGGAACGATTTCAAAACGCGCCGTTGAGGTGGGGCTGAATGACAAGGTCGTGGCCGAAATCAAATCAGGCCTGAAGCTTGGAGAGCGCGTTGTCACGGGCGAACTTTCCGCCGATGCGTCGACCACAAATTTAAGGCCGGGACCGCCGCCGCCGATGGGTTTTTGA
- a CDS encoding efflux RND transporter permease subunit — protein sequence MSAFFINRPIFAWVIAIVIMLGGLLALNSLPISQYPQIAPPTVRISATYAGADAQTVENSVTKVIEQGMTGIDNLDYMTATSTSTGAAQITLTFTNAADPDVAQMQVQNKLQLVQAQLPSVVQSNGITVTKSSTGFLMVVGFVSKDGKLSSEELSDYVDSSLTDTLRRVDGVGETQLFGSAFAMRIWLDPDKLAKYKLMPGDVAAAIEAQNTQVAAGQLGGLPARKGQQLNATVTARSRLETPEQFRNIILSSATDGSLVRLNDVATVALGAEDYTTSSLYNGMPATGLGISLATGANAISTAEAVKKAIAKLAPTFPPGVDVVYPYDTTPFVKLSIEDVVKTLLEAIVLVFVVMLVFLQNLRATFIPTVAVPVVLLGTFAVLAAFGYSINTLTMFAMVLAIGLLVDDAIVVVENVERVMREEGLSPADATRKSMGEITGALIGIATVLSAVFLPMAFFGGSVGVIYRQFSVTIISAMVLSVLVALILTPALCATILRPHSKPNRFASWFNRTFDFGAAAYQSGVGGIISRPWRFITIFSTITVAMGWMFVKLPSSFLPEEDQGIIITSVQLPVGATQDRTLSVLSQVTDHYLKDEKDAVDGVMTVVGFGFGGQGQNVGMAFVSLKDFALRKSPTLSATAVAGRAMMAFSKNRDAQIFALNPPAIQGMGNNSGFDLYVRDVTGAGHEKLMAVRNKLIALASRSSLLSGTRPNGQEDTPQFSIDVDEDKASALGLGIGDINTTIATAWGSSYVNDFIDRGRVKSVYLQSAPDFRMQPDDLNRWYLRNSSSGMVPFSAIAASHWTFGSPRLERYNGASAVEIQGSPAPGVSSGDAMDEIDKLTSQLPSGYDHEWTGISYQERLSGSQATSLYAISILVVFLCLAALYESWSIPFAVMLAVPIGVFGALLAALLFNQTNDVYFKVGLLTTIGLAAKNAILIVEFAIENQARGMELVEATRVAAKQRLRPILMTSFAFILGVTPLAIASGAGSGAQNAIGIGVMGGMIAATGIGIFFVPLLFVVVRRIFGRKGTTDTTKESLGRV from the coding sequence ATGTCTGCTTTCTTCATTAATCGGCCGATTTTCGCTTGGGTCATTGCCATCGTCATCATGCTCGGTGGCCTGCTCGCCCTGAATTCTCTCCCGATATCGCAGTATCCTCAGATTGCCCCGCCAACGGTGCGCATCAGCGCGACCTATGCCGGTGCCGATGCTCAGACCGTCGAGAACTCGGTGACGAAAGTTATCGAGCAGGGCATGACCGGCATCGATAATCTCGACTACATGACCGCAACTTCGACGTCGACCGGGGCTGCGCAAATTACACTGACATTCACGAACGCGGCCGATCCAGATGTCGCGCAAATGCAAGTGCAAAATAAGCTGCAACTTGTGCAAGCGCAGCTGCCGAGCGTCGTCCAGAGCAACGGAATAACTGTTACGAAATCCTCGACTGGATTTCTCATGGTCGTCGGGTTCGTCTCGAAAGACGGTAAGCTCAGCTCTGAGGAGCTGTCGGATTATGTCGATAGCTCACTGACCGACACGCTGCGCCGCGTAGATGGTGTCGGCGAAACGCAGCTTTTCGGCTCGGCGTTCGCGATGCGCATTTGGCTCGATCCCGACAAGCTCGCTAAATACAAACTCATGCCCGGCGATGTCGCGGCGGCGATCGAAGCCCAAAATACGCAGGTTGCCGCCGGACAGCTCGGAGGGCTTCCGGCACGCAAAGGCCAGCAACTCAATGCAACTGTGACGGCCCGCAGCCGGTTGGAAACGCCCGAGCAGTTCCGCAATATCATATTGAGCAGCGCCACCGACGGATCGCTCGTGCGCCTGAACGACGTCGCAACAGTTGCGCTCGGCGCTGAGGACTATACGACGTCGTCGCTCTATAACGGCATGCCAGCAACAGGCCTCGGAATAAGTCTGGCAACCGGCGCGAACGCAATAAGCACTGCGGAAGCCGTTAAAAAAGCAATCGCCAAACTTGCTCCGACCTTTCCGCCTGGCGTGGATGTCGTCTACCCCTATGACACGACACCGTTCGTAAAGCTGTCGATCGAAGACGTCGTAAAGACCCTTCTCGAAGCGATCGTTCTGGTCTTCGTCGTGATGCTGGTATTTCTGCAAAATTTACGCGCTACTTTCATTCCGACCGTAGCCGTTCCTGTCGTTCTTCTTGGAACGTTCGCCGTCCTTGCCGCGTTCGGGTATTCGATCAACACCCTCACCATGTTTGCCATGGTGCTTGCGATCGGACTTCTCGTCGACGATGCCATCGTGGTCGTCGAGAATGTCGAGCGCGTCATGCGTGAAGAGGGGCTTTCGCCAGCGGACGCAACGCGCAAATCCATGGGCGAGATCACCGGGGCTCTCATTGGCATTGCAACGGTCCTGTCAGCTGTCTTTCTGCCGATGGCGTTTTTCGGCGGATCCGTTGGCGTGATTTACCGGCAGTTCTCGGTCACGATTATTTCCGCAATGGTCCTGTCGGTTCTCGTTGCACTTATTCTAACGCCGGCGCTTTGCGCAACTATTCTGCGCCCTCATAGCAAGCCCAACAGATTTGCTTCCTGGTTCAATCGTACGTTCGATTTCGGTGCGGCAGCCTATCAAAGCGGTGTCGGCGGTATAATTTCACGGCCGTGGCGGTTTATCACGATTTTCTCGACAATTACCGTCGCGATGGGATGGATGTTCGTGAAGCTCCCGTCATCATTTCTGCCGGAAGAAGACCAAGGCATCATCATCACGAGCGTCCAGCTGCCTGTTGGCGCGACTCAGGATCGGACCCTGAGCGTTCTCTCGCAAGTTACAGACCATTATCTCAAAGATGAGAAGGACGCGGTCGATGGCGTCATGACGGTGGTCGGTTTCGGATTCGGCGGACAGGGCCAGAACGTCGGCATGGCGTTCGTCAGTCTGAAGGATTTCGCTCTGCGCAAGTCGCCTACGCTCAGTGCAACTGCCGTAGCCGGTCGCGCGATGATGGCATTCTCCAAGAACAGGGATGCTCAAATCTTTGCCCTGAACCCGCCAGCGATCCAAGGAATGGGAAACAACAGCGGCTTTGATCTCTATGTGCGCGACGTAACAGGTGCGGGGCATGAAAAGTTGATGGCCGTGAGAAATAAGCTCATTGCACTTGCTTCCCGCAGCTCGCTCCTCTCGGGAACCCGTCCCAACGGTCAAGAGGACACCCCCCAGTTCTCCATTGACGTCGATGAAGACAAAGCGAGCGCGTTGGGGCTCGGCATCGGCGATATCAACACGACGATAGCAACAGCTTGGGGCAGTAGCTATGTGAACGACTTCATCGATCGAGGGCGAGTTAAATCAGTCTATCTGCAGTCCGCGCCCGATTTTCGAATGCAGCCAGACGACCTCAACCGGTGGTATCTGCGCAATTCATCAAGCGGTATGGTCCCGTTTTCGGCGATTGCCGCGAGCCATTGGACTTTCGGTTCACCGCGGCTTGAACGTTACAATGGCGCTTCGGCCGTTGAGATACAGGGATCTCCGGCGCCAGGGGTGAGCTCGGGCGATGCGATGGATGAAATCGACAAGCTGACGAGCCAACTACCCAGTGGCTACGATCACGAATGGACAGGGATCTCCTATCAGGAGCGGCTTTCCGGGAGCCAGGCCACTTCACTCTACGCGATTTCAATTTTGGTCGTCTTCCTCTGCCTGGCAGCTCTCTATGAGAGCTGGTCAATTCCCTTTGCCGTGATGCTGGCGGTTCCTATTGGCGTCTTCGGGGCTCTCCTGGCGGCGTTGCTCTTCAATCAAACGAACGACGTCTATTTCAAAGTCGGATTGCTGACGACGATCGGCCTTGCAGCCAAGAATGCAATTCTGATTGTGGAATTCGCCATCGAAAACCAAGCCCGTGGCATGGAACTCGTCGAAGCGACAAGAGTGGCTGCAAAACAGCGGCTTCGTCCAATCCTCATGACGTCCTTCGCGTTCATTCTTGGCGTCACGCCGTTGGCGATTGCATCAGGCGCGGGATCGGGTGCGCAGAATGCCATCGGCATCGGTGTTATGGGCGGAATGATCGCAGCGACCGGGATTGGAATCTTTTTCGTTCCGCTGCTGTTCGTTGTCGTTCGTCGAATTTTTGGGCGGAAGGGGACGACGGATACGACGAAGGAGAGCTTAGGCCGTGTGTAA